The Nitrospira sp. genome contains a region encoding:
- a CDS encoding adenylate kinase, with amino-acid sequence MRLVFLGAPGVGKGTQADRVTAQFGWPKISTGDILREAVRNQTALGIEAKKSMDAGKLVPDNVVIGMVRAKVAEPLCQNGFILDGFPRTVPQAEELSGILSERGVSLDRVINFRVSREDVIRRLSGRRSCPKCQSVFHVDFAAPKIDGQCDRCGASLIQRSDDKPETIEARLKVYDEQTAPLIAYYEKKKVLSELDGSGDMAHVYDRLSRVLSGFGAQ; translated from the coding sequence ATGCGTCTCGTGTTTCTCGGTGCACCAGGGGTGGGAAAAGGAACTCAGGCTGATCGGGTGACCGCTCAGTTTGGTTGGCCTAAGATTTCGACCGGCGACATTTTGAGAGAGGCCGTGAGGAATCAGACCGCCTTAGGGATCGAAGCCAAAAAGAGTATGGATGCCGGGAAACTTGTTCCGGACAATGTCGTGATCGGCATGGTTCGCGCCAAGGTGGCTGAGCCGTTATGTCAGAACGGTTTCATCTTAGATGGGTTCCCACGGACTGTTCCCCAGGCCGAAGAGTTGAGTGGAATTTTGTCTGAGCGAGGTGTGAGCCTGGATCGGGTCATTAATTTTCGGGTCTCTCGCGAAGATGTGATTAGACGCCTCAGTGGTCGACGAAGTTGTCCCAAGTGCCAGAGCGTGTTTCATGTAGATTTTGCCGCGCCGAAAATTGATGGGCAATGTGACCGCTGTGGTGCTTCGCTGATTCAACGAAGCGATGACAAACCGGAGACCATTGAAGCCCGTTTGAAAGTGTATGATGAGCAGACTGCGCCGTTAATCGCCTACTATGAAAAGAAGAAAGTCCTGAGCGAGCTTGATGGGTCTGGCGATATGGCTCACGTTTACGATAGGTTATCTAGGGTACTCTCTGGGTTCGGCGCTCAATGA
- the map gene encoding type I methionyl aminopeptidase, whose protein sequence is MIVFKTPDEVLLMAQASRVVAEVLELLKEKVAPGITTDDLDRMAEEAIRGRGAIPAFKGYRNYPKTLCASVNEQVVHGIPSKRRLKEGDIIGLDLGAIVSGFYGDSAVTVPVGAASSEALRLIQVTEESMYRGIAKAVVGNRLSDVSHAVQTHVEQAGFAVVTEFVGHGIGRQLHEEPQVPNYGRPGQGPRLQVGMVLAIEPMVNMGSSAIRILEDRWTAVTQDGRWSAHFEHTIAIQPNGPARILSQLSH, encoded by the coding sequence ATGATCGTGTTCAAGACGCCGGACGAAGTCTTGTTGATGGCGCAGGCTTCTCGTGTGGTGGCGGAAGTGTTGGAGTTGTTAAAGGAGAAGGTGGCACCAGGCATTACAACCGATGATTTGGATCGCATGGCTGAAGAGGCGATTCGAGGTCGTGGTGCCATTCCCGCCTTCAAAGGATATCGAAACTACCCCAAGACGCTGTGTGCATCGGTCAACGAGCAGGTTGTTCACGGAATTCCATCGAAGCGTCGCCTTAAGGAAGGTGATATTATCGGCCTCGACCTGGGAGCGATCGTCTCAGGCTTCTATGGTGATTCTGCAGTGACAGTGCCGGTTGGTGCGGCCAGCAGCGAGGCTCTACGGCTGATTCAAGTGACCGAAGAATCAATGTACCGAGGCATCGCGAAAGCGGTGGTCGGCAATCGGCTCTCAGATGTTTCTCATGCGGTGCAAACTCATGTTGAGCAGGCTGGTTTTGCCGTGGTGACTGAATTCGTCGGTCATGGTATAGGAAGGCAGCTGCATGAAGAGCCTCAGGTTCCGAATTATGGTCGACCCGGGCAGGGGCCGCGTCTTCAGGTTGGGATGGTGTTGGCAATTGAACCCATGGTGAATATGGGCAGCAGTGCAATTCGTATTTTAGAAGATCGATGGACGGCTGTGACGCAGGATGGACGCTGGTCCGCTCATTTCGAGCACACGATCGCCATTCAGCCGAATGGCCCGGCGCGAATTCTGTCACAGTTATCACATTAA
- the infA gene encoding translation initiation factor IF-1 yields MPKEDVIEVTGTVAETLPNAMFRVELEHGHRILAHISGKMRMHFIRILPGDKVTVQLSPYDLTRGRITYRFK; encoded by the coding sequence GTGCCAAAAGAAGATGTCATAGAAGTGACCGGCACGGTGGCTGAAACACTCCCGAATGCGATGTTTCGCGTAGAACTGGAACACGGGCACAGAATTTTAGCGCACATCTCTGGAAAAATGCGGATGCACTTCATCCGTATTCTTCCTGGCGATAAGGTGACTGTGCAGTTGTCGCCCTATGATCTAACCAGGGGCCGGATTACCTATCGCTTCAAGTAG
- the rpmJ gene encoding 50S ribosomal protein L36 codes for MKVKSSVKPICAKCKVVRRRGVVRVLCANPRHKQRQG; via the coding sequence ATGAAGGTCAAGTCGTCAGTCAAGCCGATTTGTGCGAAATGTAAAGTGGTCCGCAGGCGTGGTGTCGTTCGGGTATTATGCGCCAATCCGCGTCACAAGCAGCGACAGGGTTGA